The following coding sequences lie in one Streptomyces venezuelae genomic window:
- a CDS encoding L-fuconate dehydratase has translation MSPTPARITAVDTYDIRFPTSRELAGSDAMNPDPDYSAAYVVLRTDADDGLEGHGFTFTIGRGNDVQVAAIHSLRHHVIGRPVDDVCADPGTLNRDLVGDSQLRWLGPEKGVMHMAVGAVVNAVWDLAAKRARKPLWRLLADATPEWLVSQVDFRYIADALTPQDALDLLQAGRTGAADRTAALLEGGFPGYTTSPGWLGYSDEKLTRLARQAVADGFTQIKLKVGADLADDIRRCRTARAAIGPDIRIAVDANQRWNVDEAVQWTRALAEFDPYWVEEPTSPDDVLGHAAIRAAVAPVKVATGEHVQNRIVFKQLLQADAIDILQIDAARVGGVNENLAILLLAAKFGVPVCPHAGGVGLCELVQHLSMFDYVALAGTMENRVIEYVDHLHEHFTDPVVLHAGHYTAPAAPGFSATMRAESIAEFTYPGGTFWAADLGRPEHAQGAPAHDHLTRDKGAAA, from the coding sequence GTGTCCCCGACGCCCGCCCGCATCACCGCGGTAGACACCTACGACATACGGTTCCCCACCTCGCGGGAGCTGGCCGGCTCCGACGCGATGAACCCGGACCCCGACTACTCCGCCGCCTACGTGGTACTGCGCACCGACGCCGACGACGGCCTGGAGGGGCACGGCTTCACCTTCACCATCGGGCGCGGCAACGACGTCCAGGTCGCCGCGATCCACTCCCTGCGCCACCACGTGATCGGCCGCCCGGTCGACGACGTCTGTGCCGACCCCGGCACCCTCAACCGTGACCTCGTCGGCGACAGCCAGCTGCGCTGGCTCGGCCCGGAGAAGGGCGTGATGCACATGGCCGTCGGCGCGGTCGTCAACGCGGTCTGGGACCTCGCCGCCAAGCGTGCCCGCAAGCCCCTGTGGCGGCTGCTCGCCGACGCCACGCCCGAGTGGCTCGTCTCCCAGGTCGACTTCCGGTACATCGCCGACGCCCTCACCCCGCAGGACGCCCTCGACCTGCTCCAAGCCGGCCGTACGGGCGCGGCGGACCGGACCGCCGCCCTCCTGGAGGGGGGCTTCCCCGGCTACACCACCTCGCCCGGCTGGCTCGGCTACAGCGACGAGAAACTCACCCGCCTCGCCCGGCAGGCCGTCGCCGACGGCTTCACACAGATCAAACTGAAGGTCGGCGCCGACCTCGCCGACGACATCCGCCGCTGCCGCACCGCGCGCGCCGCCATCGGACCCGACATCCGCATCGCCGTCGACGCCAACCAGCGCTGGAACGTCGACGAAGCCGTCCAATGGACGCGCGCGCTCGCCGAGTTCGACCCCTACTGGGTCGAAGAACCCACCAGCCCGGACGACGTACTCGGCCACGCCGCGATCCGCGCGGCCGTCGCACCGGTCAAGGTCGCCACCGGCGAACACGTACAGAACCGCATCGTCTTCAAACAGCTCCTCCAGGCCGATGCCATCGACATCCTCCAGATCGACGCGGCACGCGTCGGCGGAGTCAACGAGAACCTCGCGATCCTGCTGCTCGCCGCCAAGTTCGGCGTCCCCGTCTGCCCGCACGCGGGGGGCGTCGGACTCTGCGAACTCGTCCAGCACCTGTCGATGTTCGACTACGTGGCACTCGCCGGGACCATGGAGAACCGCGTCATCGAGTACGTCGACCACCTCCACGAGCACTTCACCGACCCCGTCGTGCTGCACGCCGGCCACTACACCGCCCCGGCCGCGCCCGGCTTCTCGGCGACGATGCGCGCCGAGTCGATCGCCGAATTCACCTACCCGGGCGGCACGTTCTGGGCCGCGGACCTCGGCCGGCCGGAGCATGCGCAGGGCGCCCCCGCACACGACCACCTGACACGGGACAAGGGAGCAGCCGCATGA
- a CDS encoding ABC transporter permease, protein MADLKAAPAEAVPAPSRTAEARAVKGIVLRRARELALLPALLLLTLLGALLNDSFLTERNLISILGASAALAMVVLAESLVLITGKFDLSLESVVGIAPAVGALLVLPAAQAGFGTDLPAAVGILAIVLVGAAIGAFNGVLVVKLGLNAFIVTLAMLIVLRGLLVGATEGKTLFGMPDAFYTLATTTFLSIPLSVWLAGAAFGIAGFVLKYHRVGRALYAIGGNPDAARAAGIRVDRVMLGVFVVAGALAAVGGLMQTGYVGAINANQGQNMIFTVFAAAVIGGIGLDGGKGTMFGALTGVLLLGVVQNLLTLAQVPSFWIQAIYGGIILVALMIARVTTGRVQD, encoded by the coding sequence ATGGCTGATCTCAAGGCCGCGCCCGCAGAAGCCGTCCCCGCACCGAGCCGTACCGCCGAAGCCCGCGCCGTAAAAGGCATCGTCCTGCGTCGCGCTCGCGAACTCGCCCTGCTTCCGGCGCTGTTGCTGCTCACGCTGCTGGGAGCCCTGCTCAACGACTCGTTCCTGACCGAGCGGAACCTCATCTCCATCCTCGGCGCGTCCGCCGCGCTCGCCATGGTCGTCCTCGCCGAGTCCCTCGTCCTCATCACCGGCAAGTTCGACCTCTCCCTGGAGTCGGTCGTCGGCATCGCGCCCGCCGTCGGCGCGCTGCTCGTCCTGCCCGCCGCCCAGGCCGGCTTCGGCACGGACCTGCCCGCCGCCGTCGGGATCCTCGCCATCGTGCTGGTCGGCGCGGCCATTGGCGCCTTCAACGGCGTCCTTGTGGTGAAGCTCGGACTCAACGCGTTCATCGTGACGCTCGCCATGCTGATCGTGCTGCGCGGCCTCCTCGTCGGCGCCACCGAGGGCAAGACCCTCTTCGGCATGCCCGACGCCTTCTACACCCTCGCCACCACCACCTTCCTGAGCATCCCCCTGTCGGTGTGGCTCGCGGGCGCCGCCTTCGGCATCGCGGGCTTCGTCCTCAAGTACCACCGCGTGGGCCGCGCCCTGTACGCGATCGGCGGTAACCCGGACGCCGCGCGCGCCGCGGGCATCCGCGTCGACCGGGTCATGCTCGGCGTGTTCGTCGTCGCCGGGGCCCTCGCCGCGGTCGGCGGCCTCATGCAGACCGGGTACGTCGGCGCCATCAACGCCAACCAGGGCCAGAACATGATCTTCACGGTGTTCGCCGCCGCCGTCATCGGAGGCATCGGTCTCGACGGCGGCAAGGGCACCATGTTCGGAGCCCTCACCGGCGTGCTGCTCCTCGGCGTCGTACAGAACCTGCTGACCCTCGCGCAGGTGCCGTCCTTCTGGATCCAGGCCATCTACGGCGGAATCATCCTCGTCGCCCTGATGATCGCCCGCGTCACCACTGGCCGCGTACAGGACTAA
- a CDS encoding sugar ABC transporter ATP-binding protein, with protein MTTTEPPMGLTGATPLVEASGIVKRYGPTVALQDGRLTVLPGESHALVGRNGAGKSTLVTVLTGLQAPDAGTVRFDGEPAPPLGDRDAWRRRVACVYQKPTVVPELTVAENLFINRQPAGRGGLISWRRLRSEAADVLAQWDVHVEPDARTADLKVEDRQMVEIARALSFGARFIVLDEPTAQLDNQEIERLFTRMRALQESGVTFLFISHHLQEVYEVCQTVTVLRDARWITSAPVADLPRGALVAAMAGEVIAEKADAGQAVARAGVPADAPVLLDVRGLTSESYTGIDLTVREGEVVGLAGSSGSGKINLAESFAGLHAPTAGTATLDGRPLPFGDVAAALRAGVGCVPRDRHGQGLVLGMSIGDNATMSVLDRLGRYGFIGTDTRRRFADDLIDRLDIHAEGPDQPVSDLSGGNAQKVVMARALASDPRLLVLINPTAGVDVKSKESLLARVDSARDDGTAVLVVSDELDDLRRCDRVLVLFHGRVVAEHEAGFADHDLIASIEGVSGTGPERGTGNRVTGHNGPAAEDQGDHHG; from the coding sequence ATGACGACGACCGAGCCCCCCATGGGCCTGACCGGCGCGACCCCGCTCGTCGAGGCGTCCGGCATCGTGAAGCGGTACGGACCCACCGTCGCCCTCCAGGACGGCCGACTGACCGTCCTGCCCGGCGAGTCCCACGCCCTCGTCGGGCGCAACGGCGCGGGCAAGTCCACCCTCGTCACCGTCCTCACCGGACTCCAGGCCCCCGACGCGGGCACCGTCCGCTTCGACGGCGAACCCGCGCCACCGCTCGGCGACCGCGACGCATGGCGCCGCAGAGTCGCCTGCGTCTACCAGAAACCCACCGTCGTCCCCGAACTGACCGTCGCCGAGAACCTCTTCATCAACCGGCAGCCCGCGGGCCGCGGCGGTCTCATCAGCTGGCGCAGACTGCGGAGCGAGGCAGCGGACGTCCTGGCACAGTGGGACGTACACGTCGAACCCGACGCACGCACCGCCGACCTCAAGGTCGAGGACCGCCAAATGGTCGAGATCGCGCGGGCGTTGAGCTTCGGGGCCCGCTTCATCGTCCTCGACGAGCCGACCGCTCAGCTCGACAACCAGGAGATCGAGCGGCTCTTCACGCGCATGCGCGCCCTCCAGGAGTCCGGCGTCACGTTCCTGTTCATCTCGCACCACCTCCAGGAGGTGTACGAGGTGTGCCAGACCGTCACCGTCCTGCGCGACGCCCGCTGGATCACCAGCGCCCCCGTCGCCGACCTGCCGCGCGGCGCCCTCGTGGCGGCCATGGCGGGCGAGGTCATCGCCGAGAAGGCCGACGCCGGGCAAGCCGTGGCCCGCGCGGGAGTGCCGGCCGACGCCCCCGTGCTGCTCGACGTGCGGGGGCTCACCAGCGAGTCGTACACCGGCATCGACCTCACCGTGCGCGAGGGCGAGGTCGTCGGGCTCGCCGGATCCAGCGGCAGCGGCAAGATCAACCTCGCGGAGAGCTTCGCCGGACTGCACGCACCGACCGCCGGAACCGCCACGCTCGACGGGCGGCCCCTGCCCTTCGGCGACGTGGCCGCGGCCCTGCGCGCCGGGGTCGGCTGCGTCCCGCGCGACCGGCACGGCCAGGGCCTCGTCCTCGGCATGAGCATCGGTGACAACGCCACGATGAGCGTCCTCGACCGCCTCGGCCGCTACGGGTTCATCGGCACCGACACCAGGCGCCGCTTCGCCGACGACCTCATCGACCGCCTCGACATCCACGCCGAAGGCCCCGACCAGCCCGTCTCCGACCTCTCCGGCGGCAACGCCCAGAAGGTCGTCATGGCCCGCGCCCTGGCCTCCGACCCACGTCTGCTCGTCCTCATCAACCCGACCGCGGGCGTCGACGTGAAGTCCAAGGAGTCCCTGCTCGCCCGTGTCGACAGCGCCCGCGACGACGGCACGGCCGTCCTCGTGGTCTCCGACGAACTGGACGACCTGCGCCGCTGCGACCGCGTCCTGGTCCTGTTCCACGGCCGCGTCGTGGCGGAACACGAGGCGGGCTTCGCGGACCACGACTTGATCGCGTCGATCGAGGGCGTGAGCGGCACGGGCCCCGAAAGGGGCACGGGGAACCGCGTGACCGGCCACAACGGGCCTGCAGCCGAAGACCAAGGAGACCACCATGGCTGA